The DNA region GATCGGCAGCTTCGATCTTCTGGTGTCCTGCGGCGCCGATCGTGGCCGCTACGACTTCAGCTACATCGAGCGGCGTTACAAGGGGGCGCGCAACGCCGCTCCGGATGCCGTCGGCGCCGTGACCGTGCGTGTCGGTGGTCTGTCCGAGCCGCTGAAGGTCGTTTCCTCGGACCAGCGCGACGGTGAGATGGTCACTTACGCCGCCGCCCAGGTGCCGGCCGATTTGATCGACGCCTTCACCAGCCTCGGCAATCGCTCGATGACCCTGGAGACCAGGGCCAGCGGCCTCGTCACCACCATCCGGTTGGGCAATACGGGGGCACGGCAGAGCCTGCCGGGGCTGATCTCCGCCTGCCGCAAATCGCCCGGCGACCGGGCCGACCTCTCGGCCGGCCAGCTGGGCGGTATGGCTGCGGCAAGGTAGGGCGGCGCGGTTATTCCGCCGCCTGCTTCTTCGCCTCGATTTGGTCGAGCGCCGACACCACGGCGTCGAAGGTGAGCAAAGTCGAGGCGTGGCGCGCTTTGTAGTCGCGCACCGGCTCCAGCACCGCCAGATCGGCCCAACGGCCGGTTGGCGCCGGCCCATTTTCCTTCAGCATCTTGCGCATGGTTTCTCGGAGTTCGCGTAGTTCCGCCGGCTTCGAACCGACGATGGTGCGGGCCATGATCGAGGACGAGGCCTGGCCGAGGGCGCAGGCCTTCACGTCATGGGCGAAATCGCTGACCTGCCCGTCCTCCAGTTTGAGGTCGATCGTCACAGTCGAGCCGCACAACTTGGAATGGGCGGTCGCACTGGCGTCCGGGGCCGCGAGGCGGCCCAGGCGGGGGATATTGCCAGCCAGTTCCAGGATCCGGGCGTTGTAAACGTCGTTGATCATTGCGCTTTACCGTTTTGCCCGGGGAGCGGATTGCCTCGTCCCGGCAAAGGAATATATAGGGGCGAGCCCTCGGGCGCGAGAAGGGGTTCTGCGCGCTGGGTCATGGCCTTACAGCCATGCCGAATGGGAATGCGGCGTCCTGACGCCGGCTTCGGACCGAGTGGTCGAGGCCGGACTATGACGCGGCCACCCCGGTGACACTCCCGGGCCTGCTCCGCGCTGGAGCGAGGACCGGTCGAACGGAGAGACCGTCATGGACGCGAAGAATGCCAATGTGAAAGCTTGGCCGTTGCAAGGCCTGTCCGACCACGTGCGGGCGGCGCCGACGCCGGCTGTGCCGCGCCCCGCGCGCGAAGAGGCCGAAGCCGCGGTACGGACGCTGCTTGCCTATATCGGCGACGACCCGAACCGCGAGGGCCTGCTGGACACGCCGAAGCGCGTCATCGGCGCCTTCGACGAGCTGTATCAGGGCTATCGCGAGTGCCCGGCCGAGGTGCTGGATCGCACCTTCGGCGAGACCGCCGGCTATGACGACTTCGTGCTGGTCAAGGACATCAGCTTCAACTCGCATTGCGAACACCACATGATGCCGTTCACCGGCCGGGCGCATATCGCTTATATGCCGGTGGAGCGCGTCGTGGGCTTGTCCAAGCTCGGCCGCCTTGTCGATGTCTACGCCAAGCGCCTGCAGACGCAGGAGCACATGACCTCGCAGATCGCCACCGCGATCAACGAGATCCTGAAGCCGCGTGGCGTCGCCGTGCTGATCGAAGCCGAGCACACCTGCATGGCGCATCGCGGCGTCGCCAAGCAGGGCGCGACGACGGTCACCACGCATTTCACCGGTGTTTTCCGCGACGACCCGAAGGAGCTGGTCCGCTTCATGACCATGCTGCGCGGGGCGCACGGCTGATCGTCCGCGATTGTTTCCCTGGATCCGTCATGCTGAGGTGCGCGCCTCGAAGCGTGCCGGCCGAGGTCGTGCCGGTCATTCTTCAAGGCTTGCGCCACCGAAGTCGGCTATGGCCGACTTGGAATTATAGTAACGATCTCGGGTAAACCCGAGATCGGTGGCTCGCACCTCAGGTGTGAGGCAGGAGCTGAGCTATGTCCTCCGCATCGAAAGAAATCGAAGAAGGTACGAGCTTCACGCCGAAGTTCGATGCCAATGGCTTGATCACCGCCGTCGTCACCGACGCGGCGAACGGCGACCTGCTGATGGTTGCGCACATGAACGACGAGGCTGTGCGCCGGACGATCGAGACGGGCGAGGCCTGGTACTACAGCCGCTCGCGCGGCAAGCTCTGGAAGAAGGGCGAGAGCTCCGGCCACGTGCAGCGCGTGATCGAACTGCGCGTCGACTGCGACCAGGATGCGCTGTGGCTTAAAGTCGAGCAGCACGGCGCGGGCGCCTGTCACACCGGCCGTCGATCGTGCTTCTACCGCACCATTCCGGTCGGCCAGAAGGGGGCTGTCGGGCTCGTTTTCAAAGATGGCGAGCGGCTTTTCGATCCGGATACCGTCTACACCGAGACGAAAAACTCCTGACGCCGCCGCTCGCGCTCGCGCAACGGTAACAATGTAGGCATAGCGCAATCTGCGTTTGTGGGTTGCGGAAAGCCTGCTAGGCTTTGCCCATGGCGGCGGGCGAGCGGGAGCAGGTACCGACCGGAAGTACGGCATCCAGGCGTTTCTGCCTGGTGCTGATCAAGCCGTCGCACTACGACGACGGCGGCTACGTCATCCAGTGGCTGCGCTCGCCGATCCCATCGAACTCGCTGGCATCGCTTTACGGCCTCGCGAAGGATTGCGCCGCGCGGCAGATCCTCGGCGACGACGTCGCGATCGATATCCATGCGTTCGACGAGACCAACACGCGCGTCCATCCGGCGCGCGTCGCCCGCATGATCGAGGACGCTGGCGCGGGCATGGTCATGCTCGCCGGGGTGCAATCGAACCAGTTTCCGCGCGCGCTCGATTTAGCGAAGCCGTTGCGCGAGCGCGGCATTCAAGTCGGCATCGGCGGATTTCACGTCTCTGGCGTCTTGGCCATGCTCAATGGCGTCGATGCCGATCTCGATCGGGCCAAGGAGATGGGCGTGTCGCTGTTCGCGGGCGAAGCCGAAGGCCGATTGGAAGAGACGCTGCGCGACGCCTATGCCGGCCGGCTCAAGCCGCTCTACAACTATATGGGTGATCTGCCCGGCATCGAAGGCACGCCGATCCCGCTGATGGCAGCGGAGCGCGCGCAACGCACCGCCGGCGGCACCACCTCGTTCGATGCCGGACGCGGCTGTCCCTATCAGTGTTCGTTCTGCACCATCATCAATGTGCAGGGCCGTAAATCGCGGCGCCGCTCGCCCGACGATATCGAGCATATCGTCCGTACGAACTATGCGCAGGGTCTGCGCGCCTTCTTCATCACCGACGACAACTTTGCGCGCAACAAGGATTGGGAAGCGATCCTCGACCGCATCATCCATCTGCGGGAGGTCGAGAAGTTCAATTTGAGCTTCATCATCCAGGTCGACACGCTCTGCCACAAGTTGCCGAACTTCGTCGAGAAGGCGGCGCGCGCCGGCGTCAAGCGCGTGTTCATCGGGCTCGAGAACATCAATCCCGACAATCTGCTCGGAGCCAAGAAGCGGCAGAACAAGATCACCGAATATCGGAAGATGCTGCTCGCCTGGAAGAACGCCGGCGTTATCACCTATGCCGGCTATATTCTCGGCTTCCCAGGCGATACCTACGCGTCGATCATGCATGACATCGACGTGATCAAGCGGGAGCTGCCGGTCGATCTTCTGGAGTTTTTCTA from Pseudolabrys taiwanensis includes:
- a CDS encoding iron-sulfur cluster assembly scaffold protein: MINDVYNARILELAGNIPRLGRLAAPDASATAHSKLCGSTVTIDLKLEDGQVSDFAHDVKACALGQASSSIMARTIVGSKPAELRELRETMRKMLKENGPAPTGRWADLAVLEPVRDYKARHASTLLTFDAVVSALDQIEAKKQAAE
- the folE gene encoding GTP cyclohydrolase I FolE; translation: MDAKNANVKAWPLQGLSDHVRAAPTPAVPRPAREEAEAAVRTLLAYIGDDPNREGLLDTPKRVIGAFDELYQGYRECPAEVLDRTFGETAGYDDFVLVKDISFNSHCEHHMMPFTGRAHIAYMPVERVVGLSKLGRLVDVYAKRLQTQEHMTSQIATAINEILKPRGVAVLIEAEHTCMAHRGVAKQGATTVTTHFTGVFRDDPKELVRFMTMLRGAHG
- the hisI gene encoding phosphoribosyl-AMP cyclohydrolase, producing the protein MSSASKEIEEGTSFTPKFDANGLITAVVTDAANGDLLMVAHMNDEAVRRTIETGEAWYYSRSRGKLWKKGESSGHVQRVIELRVDCDQDALWLKVEQHGAGACHTGRRSCFYRTIPVGQKGAVGLVFKDGERLFDPDTVYTETKNS
- a CDS encoding B12-binding domain-containing radical SAM protein, giving the protein MAAGEREQVPTGSTASRRFCLVLIKPSHYDDGGYVIQWLRSPIPSNSLASLYGLAKDCAARQILGDDVAIDIHAFDETNTRVHPARVARMIEDAGAGMVMLAGVQSNQFPRALDLAKPLRERGIQVGIGGFHVSGVLAMLNGVDADLDRAKEMGVSLFAGEAEGRLEETLRDAYAGRLKPLYNYMGDLPGIEGTPIPLMAAERAQRTAGGTTSFDAGRGCPYQCSFCTIINVQGRKSRRRSPDDIEHIVRTNYAQGLRAFFITDDNFARNKDWEAILDRIIHLREVEKFNLSFIIQVDTLCHKLPNFVEKAARAGVKRVFIGLENINPDNLLGAKKRQNKITEYRKMLLAWKNAGVITYAGYILGFPGDTYASIMHDIDVIKRELPVDLLEFFYLTPLPGSEDHLKLKKAGAWLDPDLNKYDLNHICTPHPKMSREDWDRAYKDAWQRYYTIEHVETILRRVASTKANASNALFLITWFMGSINIEHIHPLEGGFLRKRVRRDRRPGLPIEAAWSFYPKYAGEIAGKLVAWTKLYVKLRRIYLRIKKDPRRYAYTDLAMTPVNDDELETHELFNTGAAQAYVARAKHIKDAQDGHLPAPEVPVQAAE